The following are encoded in a window of Mycobacterium vicinigordonae genomic DNA:
- a CDS encoding HAMP domain-containing sensor histidine kinase has translation MLSLRRKRRAPLPATSSLSLRWRVMLLAMSMVAMGVVLMSFAVYAVISAALYSDLDNQLQSRAQLLIASGSLAADPGKAIEGTAYSDVNAMLVNPGRSIYTANQPGQTLPVGTPEKAVIRGELFMSRRTASDQRVLAIHLPNGSSLLISKSLKPTEHVMGKLRFVLLMVGGVGVAVAAVAGGMVTRAGLRPVGRLTEAAERVARTDDLRPIPVFGSDELARLTEAFNLMLRALAESRERQARLVTDAGHELRTPLTSLRTNVELLMASMEPGAPRLPEQEMVDLRADVLAQIEELSTLVGDLVDLTRGDAGQVVHEPVDMAEVVDRSLERVRRRRNDIHFDVDVVPWQVYGDSAGLSRAALNLMDNAAKWSPAGGRVGVVLRQLDPSHAELVVSDQGPGIPPQERRLVFERFYRSTSARAMPGSGLGLAIVKQVVLNHGGSLRVEDTDPHAQPPGTSIHVLLPGRPMPPGVYTSTSGEMEHGESGHSANSRGSANVISVDS, from the coding sequence ATGCTTTCTCTCCGCCGCAAACGGCGTGCGCCGCTGCCGGCAACCAGCTCGCTTTCGCTGCGGTGGCGGGTCATGCTGCTGGCGATGTCCATGGTGGCGATGGGCGTGGTGCTGATGTCCTTCGCCGTCTACGCGGTGATCTCGGCCGCCCTCTACAGCGACCTGGACAATCAGCTGCAGAGTCGCGCTCAGCTGCTGATTGCCAGCGGCTCGCTGGCGGCCGACCCAGGCAAGGCCATCGAGGGCACCGCTTATTCGGACGTCAACGCGATGCTGGTGAACCCGGGCCGGTCCATCTACACCGCCAACCAGCCGGGGCAAACGCTGCCAGTCGGGACGCCGGAGAAGGCGGTCATCCGCGGTGAGCTGTTCATGTCGCGTCGTACCGCCTCCGATCAGCGGGTGCTGGCCATCCACCTGCCCAACGGCAGCTCACTGCTGATCTCCAAGAGTCTCAAGCCCACCGAGCACGTGATGGGCAAGTTGCGTTTCGTGCTGCTGATGGTGGGTGGCGTCGGCGTGGCGGTGGCGGCGGTGGCCGGCGGAATGGTCACTCGCGCCGGGCTGCGCCCCGTGGGGCGTCTCACCGAAGCCGCCGAACGGGTGGCGCGCACCGACGACCTGCGGCCCATCCCGGTGTTCGGCAGCGACGAACTGGCGCGGCTCACCGAGGCGTTCAACCTTATGCTGCGGGCGCTGGCCGAATCGCGCGAGCGGCAGGCGCGGCTGGTCACCGACGCCGGACATGAACTGCGCACGCCGCTGACGTCGCTGCGCACCAATGTCGAGCTGCTGATGGCCTCAATGGAGCCCGGCGCCCCGCGGCTGCCGGAACAGGAGATGGTCGACCTGCGCGCTGACGTACTGGCGCAGATCGAGGAATTATCCACGCTGGTAGGCGATTTGGTGGACCTAACCCGCGGCGACGCCGGTCAGGTGGTGCACGAGCCGGTGGACATGGCCGAGGTCGTCGACCGCAGCCTGGAACGAGTCCGCCGGAGGCGCAACGACATTCACTTCGATGTGGATGTCGTCCCATGGCAGGTCTACGGTGACTCCGCCGGCTTGTCGCGGGCGGCGTTGAATCTGATGGACAACGCGGCCAAGTGGAGTCCGGCGGGCGGCCGGGTAGGCGTCGTGCTGCGCCAACTCGACCCGTCGCACGCCGAACTCGTGGTGTCCGATCAGGGTCCGGGCATCCCGCCGCAGGAGCGGCGGCTGGTGTTCGAACGTTTCTACCGGTCCACCTCGGCGCGCGCGATGCCGGGCTCGGGTCTGGGGCTGGCCATCGTCAAGCAGGTGGTGCTCAACCACGGCGGATCGTTGCGCGTCGAAGACACCGACCCCCACGCCCAACCGCCGGGAACCTCGATTCACGTGCTGTTACCCGGCCGGCCGATGCCGCCGGGCGTCTACACGTCAACCTCCGGCGAAATGGAACACGGCGAATCTGGTCACAGTGCGAACTCACGGGGTTCGGCGAACGTTATCTCAGTGGACTCTTAG
- a CDS encoding aldehyde dehydrogenase family protein, producing MSTCSTDRTVPNVALNLAGGRRAEGSGGVHEHVNPATGLVDATIPLAGPAEVDESVRAAYEAFDDWRRTKPAERRTILNRFADLIDAHATEFARRGVLDNGTPITTTAGSPVIAAEWTRYYAGWADKIEGDTTASFTADGELGLTLRQPFGVIGVIITWNGPLVSLAMKVPAALAAGNAVVVKPSELTPFSGDLYAECAQRAGLPDGVLSVLPGDAAAGAALVGHPLVEKVSFTGGATTARRILTECAQTMKPAVLELGGKSANIVFADADLDSVCLHGTFMSIGLMSGQGCAFPTRMIVEEPIYDEVCKRVVDIAENLVVGDPFNPQVASGPLISEAALQRVLGMVERAQVAGARLLTGGYRLGGELADGFYLAPTVFADVDPESELAQEEVFGPVLAIMRFRDEDEAVRIANNTRYGLSGYIQTRDVNRALRVAEEMRTGEVLINGGSNVAVWRPFGGIGMSGQGKEGGRAGIEEFLRLKGVGVGATAALPFG from the coding sequence ATGTCGACCTGCTCAACTGACCGCACCGTACCGAATGTGGCGCTCAACCTCGCCGGCGGACGGCGCGCCGAGGGAAGCGGCGGCGTGCACGAGCACGTGAACCCGGCAACCGGGCTGGTGGACGCAACAATCCCGCTGGCGGGCCCAGCAGAGGTAGATGAATCGGTGCGCGCGGCGTATGAGGCGTTCGACGATTGGCGACGGACGAAGCCCGCCGAGCGCCGCACCATCCTCAATAGGTTTGCAGATCTGATCGACGCGCACGCAACGGAATTCGCGCGGCGCGGAGTGCTCGACAACGGGACCCCAATCACCACCACCGCCGGCTCGCCAGTGATTGCGGCGGAATGGACGCGGTATTACGCGGGCTGGGCAGACAAGATCGAGGGAGACACGACAGCGTCATTCACTGCCGACGGCGAACTTGGTCTGACGTTGAGGCAGCCATTCGGCGTGATTGGCGTCATCATTACGTGGAACGGCCCGCTAGTCTCGTTGGCGATGAAGGTTCCTGCCGCGCTCGCTGCCGGAAATGCGGTGGTGGTCAAGCCGTCTGAGTTGACGCCATTCTCCGGCGATCTCTACGCGGAGTGCGCACAGCGTGCCGGCCTACCCGACGGCGTGCTGTCGGTTTTGCCGGGCGACGCTGCTGCCGGGGCCGCCCTCGTTGGCCATCCGCTGGTGGAGAAGGTGAGTTTCACCGGAGGGGCTACGACCGCGCGACGGATTCTCACCGAGTGCGCGCAGACGATGAAACCTGCAGTGCTGGAACTGGGCGGCAAGTCGGCGAACATTGTGTTCGCGGACGCAGATCTGGATTCGGTGTGCCTTCATGGCACGTTTATGTCGATCGGCCTAATGAGCGGCCAGGGGTGCGCATTCCCGACCCGCATGATCGTCGAGGAGCCGATCTATGACGAGGTCTGCAAGCGCGTCGTTGACATTGCCGAAAACCTTGTCGTTGGAGATCCATTCAACCCACAGGTGGCCTCTGGTCCACTGATCTCCGAGGCGGCATTGCAGCGGGTGCTCGGCATGGTCGAGCGGGCGCAAGTAGCTGGCGCACGACTGCTCACCGGCGGTTACCGGCTCGGCGGTGAGCTAGCCGACGGTTTCTACCTCGCGCCAACTGTTTTCGCCGACGTCGATCCCGAATCCGAACTCGCCCAGGAGGAGGTCTTCGGACCGGTGCTGGCGATCATGCGGTTCCGCGACGAGGACGAGGCGGTGCGGATCGCCAACAACACCAGGTATGGGCTGTCCGGCTATATCCAGACCCGCGACGTGAACCGCGCACTGCGAGTGGCCGAGGAAATGAGGACCGGCGAGGTGTTGATCAACGGCGGGTCCAACGTTGCGGTGTGGCGGCCGTTCGGTGGGATCGGCATGAGCGGACAGGGAAAAGAGGGCGGCCGCGCCGGCATCGAGGAGTTCCTGCGACTCAAAGGTGTCGGCGTCGGAGCGACCGCCGCACTCCCGTTCGGCTGA
- the mprA gene encoding two-component system response regulator MprA, with translation MRILVVDDDRAVRESLRRSLSFNGYTVELAHDGVEALERIASDRPDAVVLDVMMPRLDGLEVCRQLRSTGDDLPILVLTARDSVSERVAGLDAGADDYLPKPFALEELLARMRALLRRTKPEDAAESVAMTFSDLSLDPVTREVVRGQRRISLTRTEFALLEMLIANPRRVLTRSRILEEVWGFDFPTSGNALEVYVGYLRRKTEADGEPRLIHTVRGVGYVLRETPP, from the coding sequence GTGCGAATACTTGTCGTCGACGACGATCGCGCCGTGCGCGAGTCGCTGCGCAGGTCACTCTCCTTCAATGGCTATACGGTGGAGTTGGCCCATGACGGGGTGGAGGCTCTGGAGCGGATAGCCAGCGACCGGCCCGACGCGGTTGTTCTGGATGTGATGATGCCCCGGCTGGATGGCCTGGAAGTGTGCCGTCAGCTGCGCAGCACCGGCGACGACCTGCCGATCCTAGTGCTGACCGCCCGCGATTCGGTTTCCGAACGCGTCGCGGGCCTTGATGCCGGCGCCGACGACTACCTACCCAAACCGTTCGCTCTCGAGGAGCTGCTGGCCCGAATGCGGGCGCTGCTACGCCGGACCAAGCCCGAGGATGCCGCCGAGTCCGTCGCGATGACCTTTTCCGATCTGAGCCTGGACCCGGTGACCAGGGAGGTCGTTCGCGGGCAGCGCAGGATCAGCCTGACCCGCACCGAATTCGCGTTGCTGGAGATGCTCATCGCCAACCCGCGCCGGGTATTGACCCGCAGCCGCATCCTCGAAGAGGTGTGGGGATTTGATTTCCCCACCTCGGGCAACGCGCTGGAGGTGTACGTCGGATATCTGCGCCGCAAGACCGAGGCCGACGGCGAGCCGCGGCTGATCCACACCGTGCGCGGGGTGGGTTACGTGCTACGCGAAACGCCGCCCTGA
- the rpmF gene encoding 50S ribosomal protein L32 has product MAVPKRRMSRSNTRSRRSQWKAAETPLVGVNVAGQKHKVPRRLLKAARLGLIDLDKR; this is encoded by the coding sequence ATGGCCGTACCCAAGCGCAGGATGTCGCGCTCGAATACCCGTAGCCGGCGCTCGCAGTGGAAGGCCGCCGAGACTCCGCTGGTGGGCGTCAACGTTGCCGGGCAGAAGCACAAGGTGCCGCGTCGGCTGCTCAAGGCCGCCCGCCTCGGCCTGATCGACCTCGACAAGCGCTGA
- a CDS encoding acyclic terpene utilization AtuA family protein, producing the protein MASLDVVRIANCSGFYGDRHSAMREMLTGGDVDYLTGDYLAELTMLILGRDRMKSPERGYAKTFLTQLEDCLGLAHERGVRIVANAGGLNPAGLADAVRVLAERLGIPARVAHVEGDDLQPRAAELGLGSPLTANAYLGGWGIADCLQVGADVVVTGRVTDASVIVGSAAAHFGWNRTDYNQLAGAVVAGHVIECGTQATGGNFAFFTEVPDLTYPGFPLAEVHADGSAVITKHPGTGGLVSVDTVTAQLLYEITGARYANPDVTARMDTISLTPAGPDRVRISGVVGEPPPPTLKVSLNSIGGFRNSMTFVLTGLDIEAKAELVRRQLEATLTVKPAELVWTLSRTDRPDADTEETASALLSCVVRDPDPANVGRKFSGAAVELALASYPGFTATTPPGDGQVYGVFTPGYVDAGLVEHIAVHADGSRVEIPCATETLNLASAAPAGLPEPLPVGPTRRVPLGLIAGARSGDKGGSANVGVWVRTDEQWRWLAHTLTVELLKELLPEAAELDVTRHVLPNLRAVNFVIEGILGQGVAYQARFDPQAKGLGEWLRSRHVDIPESLL; encoded by the coding sequence ATGGCATCTCTGGACGTCGTCCGGATCGCGAATTGCTCCGGTTTCTACGGCGACCGTCATTCGGCGATGCGCGAGATGCTGACCGGGGGTGACGTCGACTACCTCACCGGTGACTACCTGGCCGAACTCACCATGCTGATCCTGGGCCGCGACCGGATGAAGAGCCCGGAACGCGGCTACGCCAAGACCTTCCTGACCCAACTCGAGGACTGCCTGGGCCTGGCCCATGAACGCGGCGTACGCATCGTGGCCAACGCTGGCGGCCTGAACCCCGCCGGGCTCGCCGACGCGGTCCGGGTCCTGGCCGAGCGCCTCGGCATTCCGGCCCGGGTAGCCCACGTCGAGGGCGATGATCTGCAGCCGCGCGCAGCCGAACTGGGCCTCGGATCGCCGCTGACAGCCAACGCCTACCTAGGCGGTTGGGGCATCGCCGACTGTCTGCAGGTCGGAGCCGACGTGGTGGTCACCGGCCGAGTCACCGATGCGTCGGTGATCGTCGGGTCTGCCGCCGCACACTTCGGCTGGAACCGCACCGACTACAACCAGCTGGCCGGCGCTGTCGTCGCGGGACACGTCATCGAATGTGGCACCCAGGCCACCGGCGGCAACTTCGCCTTCTTCACCGAGGTGCCCGACCTAACCTATCCCGGCTTTCCCCTGGCCGAGGTGCACGCCGACGGCTCGGCGGTGATCACCAAACATCCCGGCACCGGTGGCCTGGTCAGCGTCGACACCGTAACCGCCCAGCTGCTCTACGAGATCACCGGCGCCCGCTACGCCAATCCAGACGTGACGGCACGGATGGACACCATTTCGCTGACCCCGGCCGGTCCCGACCGGGTGCGGATCAGCGGTGTGGTCGGCGAGCCGCCACCACCAACGCTGAAGGTCTCGCTGAACAGCATCGGCGGGTTCCGCAACTCCATGACGTTCGTGCTGACCGGGCTGGACATCGAGGCCAAAGCGGAGTTGGTGCGACGCCAGCTCGAGGCCACCCTGACGGTCAAGCCGGCCGAGCTCGTGTGGACCCTATCCCGCACCGACCGACCCGATGCCGACACCGAGGAGACGGCCAGCGCATTGCTCAGTTGCGTTGTCCGCGACCCCGACCCGGCCAACGTTGGACGCAAATTCTCCGGCGCCGCAGTCGAATTGGCGCTGGCCAGCTATCCAGGGTTCACCGCCACCACCCCACCGGGTGACGGCCAGGTGTACGGGGTCTTCACCCCCGGCTACGTCGACGCCGGACTAGTTGAGCACATCGCCGTACACGCCGACGGTAGCCGTGTCGAAATTCCCTGTGCCACGGAAACTTTGAACCTGGCCTCCGCCGCCCCTGCGGGTCTGCCGGAACCGTTGCCGGTCGGCCCGACCAGGCGGGTGCCACTGGGCCTCATCGCCGGGGCGCGCAGCGGCGACAAAGGTGGGTCCGCCAACGTTGGAGTGTGGGTGCGCACCGACGAGCAGTGGCGTTGGCTCGCGCATACTCTGACCGTCGAGTTGCTCAAGGAGCTGCTGCCCGAAGCTGCCGAGCTCGACGTCACTCGCCATGTGCTGCCGAATCTGCGGGCGGTGAATTTCGTGATCGAGGGAATTCTCGGGCAGGGTGTCGCCTACCAGGCACGCTTCGACCCGCAGGCCAAAGGGCTGGGCGAATGGTTGCGCAGCCGCCACGTCGACATTCCGGAGAGCCTCCTATGA
- a CDS encoding mycofactocin-coupled SDR family oxidoreductase produces MGGLEGRVAFISGVARGQGRAHAVRLARDGADIIGFDICEDIPTMDYPNATEQDLAATVKMVEAEGRRMIGRKADVRDYQQVAHAFQEGFADFGRVDIIIANAGIVRYDPEEDFVAEWKDVIDVNLTGPFQTVRAALPAMIEGGRGGSIVLTSSSGGLKGSATHDAAMQAYVASKRGLVGYMHTLANDLASQWIRVNTIHPTGVLSGMTDNEALPRAAARNPEGIAAMQNALPIDILQPEDIANAVAFLVSDQARFITGVQWPLDAGFSIR; encoded by the coding sequence ATGGGTGGATTGGAAGGGCGCGTCGCCTTCATTTCGGGCGTTGCCCGCGGACAGGGGCGAGCGCACGCGGTCCGTCTCGCCCGAGATGGTGCCGACATCATCGGGTTTGACATCTGCGAGGACATCCCGACGATGGACTACCCCAACGCCACCGAGCAGGACCTGGCGGCGACCGTCAAGATGGTCGAGGCGGAGGGCCGCCGCATGATCGGCCGGAAGGCCGATGTGCGCGACTACCAACAGGTCGCCCACGCGTTTCAGGAAGGATTTGCCGACTTCGGCAGGGTCGACATCATCATCGCCAACGCCGGGATCGTCCGCTACGACCCGGAGGAGGATTTCGTCGCGGAGTGGAAGGACGTCATCGACGTCAACCTCACCGGCCCCTTCCAGACGGTTCGGGCGGCGTTGCCCGCGATGATCGAAGGCGGCCGCGGGGGTTCCATCGTGCTCACCAGCTCCTCCGGCGGGCTGAAGGGCAGCGCGACACACGACGCGGCCATGCAAGCTTATGTCGCGTCCAAGCGCGGACTCGTCGGCTATATGCATACGCTGGCCAATGATCTTGCATCACAATGGATTCGGGTGAACACCATCCACCCGACAGGTGTGCTCAGCGGCATGACTGACAACGAAGCACTCCCCCGTGCGGCGGCCCGCAATCCCGAGGGCATCGCCGCGATGCAGAACGCGTTGCCCATCGACATCCTGCAGCCCGAAGACATCGCGAACGCGGTGGCCTTCCTAGTTTCCGACCAAGCGCGGTTCATCACCGGGGTACAGTGGCCCCTCGACGCCGGTTTCTCGATCCGATAG
- the mscL gene encoding large-conductance mechanosensitive channel protein MscL encodes MLKGFKEFLSRGNIIDLSVAVVIGTAFTALVKSFTDSVINPLVSSIGFNQESKHGILNLHIPGTDQYVDFNTVLSAAINFLLVAAVVYFLIVLPYSKLRKQGEVEQADDAQVVLLEEIRDLLAQTNGAASSGRHGGAPAPGNVPLSPPPNYGPRSER; translated from the coding sequence ATGCTCAAAGGATTCAAAGAGTTTCTCTCGCGGGGCAATATCATCGACCTGTCGGTCGCGGTCGTCATCGGTACCGCGTTCACGGCGTTGGTCAAGAGCTTCACCGACAGCGTCATCAACCCGCTCGTCAGCTCGATCGGCTTCAACCAAGAGTCAAAGCACGGCATCCTGAACCTGCACATACCGGGCACCGACCAGTACGTCGACTTCAATACGGTACTTTCGGCCGCGATCAACTTCCTCCTGGTCGCCGCGGTGGTGTACTTCCTGATCGTCTTGCCATACAGCAAACTGCGCAAGCAGGGTGAGGTCGAACAAGCCGACGACGCACAGGTCGTGCTGCTCGAAGAGATCCGCGACCTGCTCGCGCAGACCAACGGCGCGGCGTCCTCGGGTCGGCACGGCGGCGCACCGGCGCCCGGAAATGTGCCGCTGTCGCCGCCGCCGAACTACGGGCCGCGCTCCGAGCGCTGA
- a CDS encoding SDR family NAD(P)-dependent oxidoreductase has product MTQTPELDGKVAIVSGACGGIGLETSRVLARAGAHVVLADLPDTDLAGAAAAIGARAVHHPVDLADEASVRTLIDFTVDRFGHLDIVDNNAAHTDPTDTLVAEMTVDAWDAIFAVNARGTMLMCKHAIPHLVSAGGGAIVNISSQTAHAASDMSTAYACTKASVETLTRYVATQYGRYGVRCNAIAPGLVRTPRLKVGLPAPVVEMFAAHHLAGRIGEPRDIAELVCFLASDRAAFITGQVIAADSGLLAHLPTLVEVRASELQSQSS; this is encoded by the coding sequence GTGACACAGACACCAGAACTTGACGGGAAGGTCGCGATTGTCAGCGGTGCGTGCGGCGGTATCGGACTCGAGACGTCGCGGGTGTTGGCGCGCGCGGGCGCGCATGTTGTGTTGGCGGACCTGCCCGACACGGATCTCGCCGGCGCGGCTGCCGCGATCGGCGCGCGGGCCGTCCACCACCCCGTCGACCTCGCCGACGAAGCGTCCGTGCGAACACTGATCGACTTCACCGTCGACAGATTCGGCCACCTCGACATCGTGGACAACAACGCCGCGCACACCGACCCTACCGACACGCTGGTCGCCGAGATGACAGTCGACGCGTGGGACGCGATCTTCGCGGTCAACGCCCGGGGGACCATGCTCATGTGTAAGCATGCGATTCCCCATCTCGTCAGCGCCGGCGGCGGCGCGATCGTCAACATCTCGTCACAAACCGCCCACGCCGCCTCCGACATGTCGACCGCGTACGCCTGCACGAAAGCCTCCGTCGAAACGCTCACTCGTTACGTGGCAACGCAATACGGACGGTACGGCGTGCGCTGCAATGCGATCGCCCCGGGCCTGGTCCGCACCCCACGGCTCAAGGTGGGGCTACCAGCACCGGTCGTAGAGATGTTCGCCGCCCACCACCTTGCCGGCCGCATCGGCGAGCCGCGTGACATCGCTGAGCTCGTCTGCTTCCTCGCCTCGGACCGAGCCGCCTTCATCACCGGACAGGTAATCGCCGCTGACAGTGGTCTCCTCGCGCATCTGCCGACCTTGGTGGAAGTTCGGGCGTCAGAACTGCAGAGCCAATCTTCGTGA
- a CDS encoding MogA/MoaB family molybdenum cofactor biosynthesis protein, with protein MKADAQLSDLGYTVAPMEQGAELVVGRALVVVVDDRTAHGDEDHSGPLVTELLTEAGFVVDGVVAVEADEVEIRNALNTAVIGGVDLVVSVGGTGVTPRDVTPEATRDILDREILGIAEAIRASGLSAGITDAGLSRGLAGVSGSTLVVNLAGSRYAVRDGMATLNPLAAHIIGELSSLEI; from the coding sequence ATGAAGGCCGACGCTCAGCTGTCCGACCTCGGATATACGGTTGCACCCATGGAACAGGGCGCGGAGTTGGTCGTTGGCCGGGCACTTGTGGTCGTCGTGGACGACCGCACCGCGCACGGCGATGAGGACCACAGCGGCCCGCTGGTCACTGAGTTGCTCACCGAGGCGGGGTTTGTCGTTGACGGGGTCGTGGCGGTGGAGGCCGACGAGGTCGAGATCCGCAACGCGTTGAACACCGCCGTGATCGGCGGGGTCGATCTGGTTGTCTCGGTCGGCGGAACCGGCGTCACGCCGCGTGACGTCACTCCGGAAGCCACCCGCGACATCCTCGACCGGGAGATCCTGGGGATCGCCGAGGCCATCCGGGCCTCCGGACTGTCCGCGGGCATCACCGATGCGGGACTGTCCCGCGGGCTGGCGGGCGTCTCCGGCAGCACGCTGGTGGTGAATCTGGCCGGTTCTCGCTACGCGGTACGGGACGGGATGGCGACACTGAACCCGCTGGCCGCGCACATCATCGGCGAGCTGTCCAGCCTCGAGATCTGA
- a CDS encoding S1C family serine protease has translation MTNHPRYSPPPQQPGFGATPNQPVPPAYAQGQQSYNQQFDWRYQSPPQAEYRSFDPLSGTGSRPVSGGTGPGPIPGGTGPGPIPGGRPLHGGTGIGPIPGATMHGHLPGAAMSGPIPGMLPPMGPPRRRRRSGGLILGALAIAVVSAGIGGAAATVVELGHQSSGTQGATVASGSAPSVPAANMPPGSVEQVAAKVVPSVVMLETDLGRQSEEGSGVILSADGLILTNNHVVAAAAKPPAGSPPPKTTVTFSDGHTSSFTVVGADPTSDIAVVRAQGASGLTPIQMGSSAGLRVGQPVLAIGSPLGLAGTVTTGIVSALNRPVSTTGEAGNQNTVLDAIQTDAAINPGNSGGALVNMNSQLVGVNSAIATLGADSGDAQSGSIGLGFAIPVDQAKRIADELISTGKASHASLGVQVTTDKGAPGAKVMEVVAGGAAANAGVPKGVIVTKVDDRTINSADALVAAVRSKAPGDKVSLTFEDPAGGSRTVQVTLGKADQ, from the coding sequence ATGACGAATCACCCGAGGTATTCGCCACCGCCGCAACAGCCGGGTTTCGGTGCCACGCCTAACCAGCCGGTGCCGCCCGCCTATGCCCAGGGGCAGCAAAGTTACAACCAGCAGTTCGACTGGCGGTACCAATCACCCCCCCAGGCGGAGTACCGGTCCTTCGATCCGCTCAGCGGCACTGGATCGCGCCCGGTATCCGGCGGCACCGGCCCGGGCCCGATTCCGGGTGGCACGGGCCCCGGCCCGATCCCCGGCGGGCGTCCCCTGCATGGTGGCACCGGAATCGGTCCGATTCCGGGGGCGACCATGCACGGACACCTGCCGGGTGCGGCCATGTCGGGCCCGATTCCGGGCATGCTCCCACCGATGGGGCCGCCGCGGCGGCGACGTCGCTCGGGCGGGCTGATCCTGGGCGCCCTGGCCATCGCGGTGGTCTCGGCGGGCATTGGTGGCGCGGCGGCGACCGTGGTCGAACTGGGGCACCAATCCAGCGGTACCCAGGGCGCTACGGTGGCGTCGGGGTCGGCGCCCAGCGTCCCGGCCGCGAATATGCCGCCCGGCTCCGTCGAGCAGGTTGCCGCCAAGGTGGTACCGAGTGTCGTGATGCTTGAGACCGATCTGGGGCGCCAATCCGAAGAGGGATCCGGCGTCATCCTGTCGGCCGACGGGCTGATCCTGACCAACAACCATGTTGTCGCGGCTGCCGCCAAGCCGCCGGCCGGAAGCCCGCCGCCGAAGACCACGGTGACGTTCTCCGACGGACACACGTCCTCGTTCACGGTGGTCGGGGCCGATCCGACCAGCGATATCGCCGTCGTGCGGGCGCAGGGCGCATCAGGGCTCACGCCGATCCAGATGGGTTCGTCGGCGGGCCTGCGGGTGGGGCAGCCGGTGCTGGCTATCGGCTCCCCGCTGGGACTGGCGGGTACGGTCACCACCGGCATCGTCAGTGCCCTCAACCGACCGGTGTCGACAACCGGTGAAGCCGGCAACCAGAACACGGTGCTGGACGCGATTCAGACTGACGCCGCCATCAACCCGGGTAACTCCGGTGGTGCGTTGGTCAACATGAACTCTCAACTCGTCGGCGTCAATTCGGCGATCGCCACGCTCGGCGCCGACTCCGGCGACGCGCAGAGCGGCTCGATCGGGCTGGGTTTCGCGATCCCCGTTGACCAGGCCAAACGGATCGCCGACGAGTTGATCAGCACCGGCAAGGCGTCGCACGCCTCGCTGGGCGTGCAGGTGACCACCGACAAGGGCGCCCCCGGCGCCAAGGTGATGGAGGTCGTTGCCGGCGGTGCGGCTGCCAACGCCGGGGTGCCCAAGGGCGTCATCGTCACCAAGGTCGACGACCGCACGATCAACAGTGCCGATGCGCTGGTGGCCGCGGTGCGCTCCAAAGCTCCAGGGGACAAGGTGTCGTTGACATTCGAGGATCCCGCGGGTGGTAGTCGGACGGTGCAGGTCACGCTCGGAAAGGCGGATCAGTGA